A window from Cryptomeria japonica chromosome 1, Sugi_1.0, whole genome shotgun sequence encodes these proteins:
- the LOC131050244 gene encoding G-type lectin S-receptor-like serine/threonine-protein kinase SD2-5 isoform X2: MVLEDTDGTVAWNISTGKTQNKAIAMQKSGNLQIYNTTNSSLFSSSRLVWQSWDHPTHTLLPGQRLKTGYTLVSNHSATSSSQGSYKLVMEPGGMVLYYKSKFYEPYWSLGLPGLNYEGILRPCFYTSSSQNAEALYTGIKLQISFSETVADSSTSCSNGTTALNLTPAFNDTQYKFMRLDIDGNLRSYGVPPVTFPGIGNDSPAWGADFGLDRSERCVLPKVCGPYGICTKGQCSCPGSGTPDNFDQIQNLDITQGCHSRSGEPDCNSTSVGHHFLPIEEANYYLNDFFQPLRNVSTIDDCKAMCSSNCSCTAAFFHNSSALCYLTTGPLNSLKSMSNQTYKAYIKVQNGMPPNQTSASSSLSSGIIAGITIGSAAVALFLCLIIIVTIQFMRKSKVSEDDMYEEEIDPTEMEEEAFLKTLPGLPPRFTYHELKEATDNFSRILGTGGFGSVYEGNLKDNSKVAVKRLDGPRQGYKEFRAEVATIGSISHLNLVRLRGFCADCKQRLLVYELLENGSLDKWLFPPRTGSQGSPNSEENSNIFLKWEQRYNVAIGTARGLAYLHEQCREPIMHLDIKPQNILLDKNFMPKVSDFGMSKLLSEDMTQIVTAVRGTPGYLAPEWLRHSIATKKCDVYSFGMVLLELVSGRRNFDPYASDPRLCYFPAWAMLRALEGRYLELVDKRLDNNVDREAVIRMTKVAFWCIQDNPDKRPWMSAALKMLEGELNVPDAPLWLVQRGPEFLEEYGYEPTERSEDESLLGNVRVYDSIPTVSTTELSGPR, translated from the exons ATGGTATTGGAAGATACAGATGGAACAGTGGCCTGGAATATCAGTACTGGTAAGACCCAAAACAAGGCCATTGCAATGCAGAAGTCAGGTAATTTGCAGATATATAATACTACAAATTCTTCACTTTTTTCGAGTTCTAGGCTTGTATGGCAGAGTTGGGACCATCCCACACATACCCTCTTACCTGGGCAGAGGCTAAAGACAGGCTATACATTGGTATCCAATCACTCTGCAACAAGTTCCAGCCAAGGGTCCTATAAACTGGTTATGGAACCTGGAGGAATGGTCCTGTACTACAAAAGCAAGTTTTATGAGCCTTATTGGTCTCTGGGGCTGCCTGGATTGAATTATGAAGGCATTCTAAGGCCATGTTTCTATACTTCCTCCTCTCAGAATGCTGAGGCCTTGTATACAGGGATAAAACTACAAATTTCATTCAGTGAGACTGTTGCTGATTCTTCTACATCGTGTTCAAATGGAACCACTGCTTTGAATCTGACACCTGCCTTTAATGACACCCAATACAAGTTCATGAGGCTGGACATTGATGGTAACCTCAGATCATACGGGGTACCTCCAGTGACATTTCCAGGCATAGGCAACGATTCTCCAGCTTGGGGTGCAGACTTTGGGTTAGATCGATCTGAAAGGTGTGTTCTTCCAAAAGTTTGTGGACCTTATGGCATCTGTACGAAAGGCCAGTGCAGCTGTCCAGGCTCTGGAACTCCTGATAACTTTGATCAAATTCAGAATTTGGATATTACCCAAGGATGCCACAGCAGATCAG GTGAACCGGATTGCAACTCAACTTCTGTGGGTCATCATTTTTTGCCTATTGAGGAAGCAAATTACTACCTAAATGATTTCTTCCAGCCTCTGAGGAATGTGTCTACGATTGATGATTGTAAAGCAATGTGCTCATCCAACTGTTCTTGCACTGCGGCCTTCTTCCACAATAGCTCTGCTTTATGTTACCTTACAACGGGCCCCTTGAACTCATTGAAATCTATGTCAAACCAGACATACAAGGCTTATATCAAGGTCCAGAATGGCATGCCACCAAACCAGACTTCAGCCTCTTCTTCCTTGAGCAGTGGCATCATAGCAGGGATAACAATAGGCTCAGCAGCAGTAGCACTCTTCCTCTGCCTGATCATCATTGTAACCATTCAGTTCATGCGAAAGAGCAAAGTCAGTGAAGATGACATGTATGAGGAGGAGATTGACCCCACAGAAATGGAAGAGGAAGCATTCTTGAAAACCCTTCCAGGCCTTCCCCCAAGATTCACATATCATGAACTCAAGGAAGCCACTGATAACTTCAGCAGAATTCTTGGAACAGGGGGATTTGGATCAGTCTATGAAGGCAATCTTAAAGATAATAGCAAAGTGGCAGTGAAAAGATTAGATGGGCCAAGGCAAGGATATAAGGAATTCAGAGCTGAAGTTGCAACTATAGGCAGCATAAGCCATTTGAATCTGGTAAGACTCAGAGGATTTTGTGCAGACTGTAAACAGAGGCTATTGGTTTATGAGCTTTTAGAAAATGGGTCTCTGGATAAGTGGCTGTTCCCACCCAGAACAGGAAGCCAAGGAAGTCCAAATTCAGAAGAAAAcagcaatatttttttaaaatgggaACAACGGTACAATGTTGCAATAGGAACTGCCAGAGGCTTGGCCTATCTCCATGAGCAATGCAGGGAGCCCATTATGCACTTAGACATAAAACCTCAAAACATTCTCCTGGACAAGAACTTCATGCCCAAAGTCTCTGATTTTGGCATGTCTAAGCTCCTCAGTGAGGACATGACCCAAATTGTAACAGCGGTGAGAGGGACACCTGGTTACCTTGCTCCTGAATGGCTAAGGCATTCCATTGCCACTAAGAAATGTGATGTCTACAGCTTTGGGATGGTGTTGCTAGAATTGGTCTCTGGGAGAAGGAATTTTGACCCTTATGCTTCTGATCCTCGCCTCTGTTATTTCCCTGCATGGGCAATGCTCAGGGCCCTGGAGGGTAGGTACCTGGAATTGGTGGACAAGAGGCTTGATAACAATGTTGATAGGGAGGCTGTTATCAGGATGACTAAGGTGGCATTCTGGTGCATTCAGGACAATCCTGACAAGAGGCCATGGATGAGTGCTGCACTGAAGATGTTGGAAGGGGAATTGAATGTTCCTGATGCACCTTTGTGGTTGGTGCAAAGGGGTCCCGAGTTCTTGGAAGAATATGGATATGAGCCTACAGAGAGAAGTGAGGATGAATCATTGCTTGGAAATGTGAGGGTATATGATAGCATTCCCACTGTGTCCACCACAGAGCTATCTGGTCCAAGATAA
- the LOC131050244 gene encoding G-type lectin S-receptor-like serine/threonine-protein kinase SD2-5 isoform X1, which produces MEFLRILCSLVFVCLINVLEARFFALPSNWTVVNNSSLSTLRTEQGTFSAVTDGKGNPIMSEDKRFQFGFINVDSSGKFILSIVLVVNITSSDFGTEIWTANRQRTVAEGAVLSLGSSGDMVLEDTDGTVAWNISTGKTQNKAIAMQKSGNLQIYNTTNSSLFSSSRLVWQSWDHPTHTLLPGQRLKTGYTLVSNHSATSSSQGSYKLVMEPGGMVLYYKSKFYEPYWSLGLPGLNYEGILRPCFYTSSSQNAEALYTGIKLQISFSETVADSSTSCSNGTTALNLTPAFNDTQYKFMRLDIDGNLRSYGVPPVTFPGIGNDSPAWGADFGLDRSERCVLPKVCGPYGICTKGQCSCPGSGTPDNFDQIQNLDITQGCHSRSGEPDCNSTSVGHHFLPIEEANYYLNDFFQPLRNVSTIDDCKAMCSSNCSCTAAFFHNSSALCYLTTGPLNSLKSMSNQTYKAYIKVQNGMPPNQTSASSSLSSGIIAGITIGSAAVALFLCLIIIVTIQFMRKSKVSEDDMYEEEIDPTEMEEEAFLKTLPGLPPRFTYHELKEATDNFSRILGTGGFGSVYEGNLKDNSKVAVKRLDGPRQGYKEFRAEVATIGSISHLNLVRLRGFCADCKQRLLVYELLENGSLDKWLFPPRTGSQGSPNSEENSNIFLKWEQRYNVAIGTARGLAYLHEQCREPIMHLDIKPQNILLDKNFMPKVSDFGMSKLLSEDMTQIVTAVRGTPGYLAPEWLRHSIATKKCDVYSFGMVLLELVSGRRNFDPYASDPRLCYFPAWAMLRALEGRYLELVDKRLDNNVDREAVIRMTKVAFWCIQDNPDKRPWMSAALKMLEGELNVPDAPLWLVQRGPEFLEEYGYEPTERSEDESLLGNVRVYDSIPTVSTTELSGPR; this is translated from the exons ATGGAGTTTCTGAGAATTCTGTGCAGTTTGGTTTTCGTGTGTTTGATCAATGTGTTGGAAGCAAGATTTTTTGCCTTGCCTTCGAATTGGACTGTTGTCAATAACTCTAGCCTTTCAACCCTTCGTACAGAGCAAGGGACATTCAGTGCAGTCACAGATGGCAAGGGGAATCCCATAATGAGTGAGGATAAGAGATTTCAGTTTGGATTCATCAATGTCGATTCTTCTGGTAAATTTATTCTTTCCATTGTTTTGGTTGTGAATATTACATCCTCAGATTTTGGAACTGAGATTTGGACTGCAAATAGGCAGAGGACTGTTGCAGAAGGTGCAGTGCTTAGTTTAGGGAGTAGTGGGGATATGGTATTGGAAGATACAGATGGAACAGTGGCCTGGAATATCAGTACTGGTAAGACCCAAAACAAGGCCATTGCAATGCAGAAGTCAGGTAATTTGCAGATATATAATACTACAAATTCTTCACTTTTTTCGAGTTCTAGGCTTGTATGGCAGAGTTGGGACCATCCCACACATACCCTCTTACCTGGGCAGAGGCTAAAGACAGGCTATACATTGGTATCCAATCACTCTGCAACAAGTTCCAGCCAAGGGTCCTATAAACTGGTTATGGAACCTGGAGGAATGGTCCTGTACTACAAAAGCAAGTTTTATGAGCCTTATTGGTCTCTGGGGCTGCCTGGATTGAATTATGAAGGCATTCTAAGGCCATGTTTCTATACTTCCTCCTCTCAGAATGCTGAGGCCTTGTATACAGGGATAAAACTACAAATTTCATTCAGTGAGACTGTTGCTGATTCTTCTACATCGTGTTCAAATGGAACCACTGCTTTGAATCTGACACCTGCCTTTAATGACACCCAATACAAGTTCATGAGGCTGGACATTGATGGTAACCTCAGATCATACGGGGTACCTCCAGTGACATTTCCAGGCATAGGCAACGATTCTCCAGCTTGGGGTGCAGACTTTGGGTTAGATCGATCTGAAAGGTGTGTTCTTCCAAAAGTTTGTGGACCTTATGGCATCTGTACGAAAGGCCAGTGCAGCTGTCCAGGCTCTGGAACTCCTGATAACTTTGATCAAATTCAGAATTTGGATATTACCCAAGGATGCCACAGCAGATCAG GTGAACCGGATTGCAACTCAACTTCTGTGGGTCATCATTTTTTGCCTATTGAGGAAGCAAATTACTACCTAAATGATTTCTTCCAGCCTCTGAGGAATGTGTCTACGATTGATGATTGTAAAGCAATGTGCTCATCCAACTGTTCTTGCACTGCGGCCTTCTTCCACAATAGCTCTGCTTTATGTTACCTTACAACGGGCCCCTTGAACTCATTGAAATCTATGTCAAACCAGACATACAAGGCTTATATCAAGGTCCAGAATGGCATGCCACCAAACCAGACTTCAGCCTCTTCTTCCTTGAGCAGTGGCATCATAGCAGGGATAACAATAGGCTCAGCAGCAGTAGCACTCTTCCTCTGCCTGATCATCATTGTAACCATTCAGTTCATGCGAAAGAGCAAAGTCAGTGAAGATGACATGTATGAGGAGGAGATTGACCCCACAGAAATGGAAGAGGAAGCATTCTTGAAAACCCTTCCAGGCCTTCCCCCAAGATTCACATATCATGAACTCAAGGAAGCCACTGATAACTTCAGCAGAATTCTTGGAACAGGGGGATTTGGATCAGTCTATGAAGGCAATCTTAAAGATAATAGCAAAGTGGCAGTGAAAAGATTAGATGGGCCAAGGCAAGGATATAAGGAATTCAGAGCTGAAGTTGCAACTATAGGCAGCATAAGCCATTTGAATCTGGTAAGACTCAGAGGATTTTGTGCAGACTGTAAACAGAGGCTATTGGTTTATGAGCTTTTAGAAAATGGGTCTCTGGATAAGTGGCTGTTCCCACCCAGAACAGGAAGCCAAGGAAGTCCAAATTCAGAAGAAAAcagcaatatttttttaaaatgggaACAACGGTACAATGTTGCAATAGGAACTGCCAGAGGCTTGGCCTATCTCCATGAGCAATGCAGGGAGCCCATTATGCACTTAGACATAAAACCTCAAAACATTCTCCTGGACAAGAACTTCATGCCCAAAGTCTCTGATTTTGGCATGTCTAAGCTCCTCAGTGAGGACATGACCCAAATTGTAACAGCGGTGAGAGGGACACCTGGTTACCTTGCTCCTGAATGGCTAAGGCATTCCATTGCCACTAAGAAATGTGATGTCTACAGCTTTGGGATGGTGTTGCTAGAATTGGTCTCTGGGAGAAGGAATTTTGACCCTTATGCTTCTGATCCTCGCCTCTGTTATTTCCCTGCATGGGCAATGCTCAGGGCCCTGGAGGGTAGGTACCTGGAATTGGTGGACAAGAGGCTTGATAACAATGTTGATAGGGAGGCTGTTATCAGGATGACTAAGGTGGCATTCTGGTGCATTCAGGACAATCCTGACAAGAGGCCATGGATGAGTGCTGCACTGAAGATGTTGGAAGGGGAATTGAATGTTCCTGATGCACCTTTGTGGTTGGTGCAAAGGGGTCCCGAGTTCTTGGAAGAATATGGATATGAGCCTACAGAGAGAAGTGAGGATGAATCATTGCTTGGAAATGTGAGGGTATATGATAGCATTCCCACTGTGTCCACCACAGAGCTATCTGGTCCAAGATAA